Proteins from one Natrinema salinisoli genomic window:
- a CDS encoding ArsA family ATPase, which produces MEPFVFFGGKGGVGKTTVSCAYALRCARDGQRTLVVSTDPAHSVTDVFDQPFDDSPQSVEGIDGLDAMEIDPEDEVTRHLDEIRQDLSEQVSASMVNEINRQLEMAHGTPGAYESALFDRFVDVMRNAAEYDRVVFDTSPTGSTLRLLGLPDLLEGWIDRLMHKRRTSIDLFEKAAVGSNEPRRVMEGDPVLARLQDRKEFFDFAGSALQDDAAFFLVLNPDELSLNETERAIANLQEKDLTVRGLVANKLTPSPDPDENGRGGRYLRERVETEAERLETVRSEFEPPLVAEIGWRSSEVKGDLLSDVAAELDIETAAEPPTHVS; this is translated from the coding sequence ATGGAGCCATTCGTCTTCTTCGGCGGCAAGGGCGGCGTCGGCAAAACGACCGTCTCCTGTGCGTACGCGCTCCGCTGTGCGCGCGACGGCCAGCGGACGCTCGTCGTCTCGACCGACCCGGCCCACTCCGTCACCGACGTGTTCGACCAGCCGTTCGACGACTCGCCGCAATCGGTGGAGGGGATCGACGGCCTCGACGCGATGGAGATCGACCCCGAGGACGAGGTGACCCGCCACCTCGACGAGATCCGACAGGACCTCTCCGAACAGGTGTCGGCCTCGATGGTCAACGAGATCAACCGACAACTCGAGATGGCCCACGGAACCCCCGGCGCCTACGAATCGGCGCTGTTCGATCGGTTCGTCGACGTGATGCGGAACGCGGCGGAGTACGATCGCGTCGTCTTCGACACCTCGCCGACGGGGAGCACGCTCCGGCTCCTCGGACTCCCCGACCTGCTGGAAGGGTGGATCGACCGACTGATGCACAAGCGACGGACGAGCATCGACCTCTTCGAGAAGGCCGCCGTCGGGAGCAACGAACCGCGCCGCGTCATGGAGGGCGACCCCGTCCTCGCGCGGTTGCAGGATCGCAAGGAGTTCTTCGACTTCGCCGGGTCGGCGCTCCAGGACGACGCCGCGTTCTTCCTCGTCCTGAACCCCGACGAACTGTCGTTGAACGAGACCGAGCGCGCGATCGCGAATCTGCAGGAGAAGGACCTCACGGTCCGGGGCCTCGTCGCCAACAAACTCACGCCCTCGCCGGACCCCGACGAGAACGGCCGCGGCGGGCGGTACCTCCGCGAGCGCGTCGAAACGGAAGCGGAGCGCCTCGAGACGGTCCGCTCCGAGTTCGAGCCGCCCCTCGTCGCCGAGATCGGCTGGCGGAGCTCGGAAGTCAAGGGCGACCTCCTGTCGGACGTCGCCGCCGAACTCGACATCGAAACGGCCGCCGAGCCGCCGACCCACGTCTCCTGA
- a CDS encoding CobW family GTP-binding protein, translating into METNTDDDIPVTILSGNLGAGKTTLLNHLLSNAGDRTLAVLVNDMGEVNVDAELVAEGSELELDDGVTELSNGCICCELQDDLETAVVRLARDRSFDHLVVESSGISEPAPVARLFTTESRVAALYDVDTLVTVLDTPAFLEAFAGEERPERRGSEDDRPLSDLLVEQVEVSNLVLLNKADLCSEGELAEAEELVGALQPDAETIRTEFSAVDPDRLLGAGLFDAGRVNDLPGWKRALESDDGHEHDHGHDGDDHGGHHHPDEVYGVSSFVYRSRRPFHPERFDEFLRELPRSIVRAKGTAWLADNEMRVTIAQAGPSIRATAQGPWIASLPEVERDMYRSNRPNLEWHDEHGDRRTELVFIGTDYDEGALRTALEDALVTDDEWETDFDGPFPDEQGEETVVREP; encoded by the coding sequence ATGGAGACGAACACGGACGACGACATCCCGGTCACGATCCTCTCTGGGAATTTGGGTGCCGGGAAGACGACGCTTCTCAATCACCTGCTCTCGAACGCCGGCGATCGGACGCTAGCGGTCCTCGTCAACGACATGGGCGAGGTCAACGTCGACGCCGAACTCGTCGCCGAAGGCTCGGAACTCGAGCTCGACGACGGCGTGACGGAGCTCTCGAACGGCTGTATCTGCTGTGAACTCCAGGACGATCTCGAGACGGCCGTCGTCAGGCTGGCCCGCGACCGCTCGTTCGACCACCTCGTCGTCGAATCGTCGGGCATCTCCGAGCCCGCACCCGTCGCGCGGCTGTTCACGACCGAGTCCCGCGTCGCCGCGCTCTACGACGTCGACACGCTCGTGACCGTCCTCGACACGCCCGCGTTCCTCGAGGCCTTCGCGGGGGAGGAACGACCCGAGCGTCGGGGGAGCGAGGACGACCGGCCGCTCTCGGACCTGCTCGTCGAACAGGTCGAGGTCTCGAACCTCGTCCTGCTCAACAAGGCCGATCTGTGCTCCGAGGGGGAACTCGCCGAGGCCGAGGAACTCGTCGGTGCGCTCCAGCCCGACGCGGAGACGATCCGCACGGAGTTCTCGGCGGTCGATCCGGACCGACTACTCGGCGCCGGCCTGTTCGACGCCGGCCGAGTGAACGACCTGCCGGGCTGGAAACGCGCGCTCGAGTCGGACGACGGGCACGAGCACGATCACGGACACGACGGGGACGACCACGGCGGCCATCACCACCCCGACGAGGTATACGGCGTCTCGTCGTTCGTCTATCGGTCGCGACGGCCGTTCCACCCCGAGCGGTTCGACGAGTTCCTCCGGGAGCTCCCGCGATCGATCGTCCGTGCGAAGGGGACCGCGTGGCTCGCCGACAACGAGATGCGCGTGACGATCGCCCAGGCCGGCCCGTCGATCAGAGCGACCGCGCAGGGACCCTGGATCGCCAGCCTCCCCGAGGTCGAACGCGACATGTATCGATCGAACCGACCGAACCTCGAGTGGCACGACGAGCACGGCGACCGCCGGACCGAACTCGTCTTCATCGGGACCGACTACGACGAAGGAGCGCTTCGGACGGCGCTCGAGGACGCGCTCGTCACTGACGACGAGTGGGAGACGGATTTCGACGGGCCGTTCCCGGACGAACAGGGCGAGGAAACGGTCGTTCGAGAGCCGTAA
- a CDS encoding carbon starvation CstA family protein, which yields MTQVIWIIAAVLVTFTVGYVGYSRYLTQFVELDEEAETPAHKYEDGQEYVPSKKPVLLGHHYSSIAGGAPIVGPITAGAIWGWVPALLWIALGNPLMGAVHDFVSLSGSLRHEGKSIGYMIGEYVGKGGKNMLLWFAFLTIMLVVAVFALVVGIVFNAYPQVVTASLLYIGLALAFGVYLYQFNGPFIPGTIVFVVGVFAAVWVGLQYPLALFAGDYPAGTIVLLGGAGNWVPGAAALGGNTAGWIPVVMVYAAIASALPVWVLLQPRDYLSSFLLYTGVGGAIVAIIVGTILGTSAQPLVIDSSIGAFEGFWGVEAAGFAPLFPLLFITIACGTISGFHSLVSSGTTAKQLDNETDARLIGYGGMLGEGLLAAVALSTLAVAGFADPAGGIGAALPNFAEGGGIILTSLGVSESVGAVFMALVLCSFLLTSTDTAVRLGRYMMEEIVGTPAGRTDTGLNLDPRSIARGRYTNPIVQIVPAYLLVISGQWVVLWQLFGGANQLLAALALLTATVWLANWDDNKQLVSTGVPMAIMVTITVLGLSILVFYENLYLNLIQGGAGTLGAQASAVVQMVLGLVLIGLALALVRLGYNNIQSVRRGPETPAAEPSDD from the coding sequence ATGACACAGGTAATCTGGATCATCGCGGCAGTACTGGTGACCTTCACCGTCGGCTACGTGGGGTACTCTCGATACCTCACGCAGTTCGTCGAACTCGACGAGGAGGCAGAAACACCGGCGCACAAATACGAGGACGGACAGGAGTACGTCCCCTCGAAAAAACCGGTTCTGTTGGGCCACCACTACTCGAGCATCGCGGGTGGGGCACCGATCGTGGGACCGATCACGGCCGGTGCTATCTGGGGATGGGTGCCCGCCTTGCTGTGGATCGCACTCGGGAACCCGCTGATGGGTGCCGTTCACGACTTCGTGTCGCTGTCGGGGAGTCTCCGTCACGAAGGGAAGTCGATCGGCTACATGATCGGCGAGTACGTCGGAAAGGGCGGCAAGAACATGCTCTTGTGGTTCGCGTTCCTGACGATCATGCTCGTGGTCGCAGTGTTCGCGCTGGTCGTGGGGATCGTCTTCAACGCGTATCCGCAGGTGGTGACGGCCTCGCTGCTCTACATCGGGCTGGCGCTGGCGTTCGGCGTCTACCTGTACCAGTTCAACGGGCCGTTCATCCCCGGTACGATCGTCTTCGTTGTCGGGGTCTTCGCAGCGGTCTGGGTGGGGCTTCAGTACCCGCTGGCGCTGTTCGCCGGCGACTACCCGGCCGGAACGATCGTCCTGCTCGGCGGTGCCGGTAACTGGGTGCCCGGTGCGGCCGCACTCGGCGGTAACACTGCGGGCTGGATTCCGGTCGTGATGGTCTACGCGGCGATCGCGAGCGCACTGCCCGTCTGGGTGTTGCTCCAACCGCGCGACTACCTGTCGTCGTTCCTGCTGTACACCGGCGTCGGCGGAGCGATCGTCGCGATCATCGTCGGGACGATACTCGGAACGTCGGCCCAGCCACTCGTTATCGACAGTTCCATCGGTGCGTTCGAAGGCTTCTGGGGCGTCGAGGCCGCCGGATTCGCGCCGCTGTTCCCGCTGCTGTTCATCACGATCGCCTGCGGGACGATCAGCGGCTTCCACTCGCTCGTTTCATCCGGGACGACCGCCAAACAGCTCGATAACGAGACCGACGCCCGTCTGATCGGGTACGGCGGAATGCTCGGCGAAGGCCTTCTCGCGGCAGTCGCGCTTTCGACGCTCGCAGTCGCAGGCTTCGCCGATCCCGCGGGCGGGATCGGTGCCGCGCTTCCGAACTTCGCAGAGGGTGGCGGTATCATCCTCACCAGCCTCGGCGTCTCAGAGTCCGTCGGTGCCGTGTTCATGGCGCTGGTCCTCTGTAGCTTCCTGCTGACGTCAACCGACACGGCCGTCCGTCTCGGTCGCTACATGATGGAAGAGATCGTCGGGACGCCGGCAGGGCGGACCGATACGGGACTGAACCTCGATCCGCGGTCGATCGCACGCGGCCGATACACGAACCCGATCGTGCAGATCGTCCCCGCGTACCTGCTCGTCATCTCCGGCCAGTGGGTCGTCCTCTGGCAGCTGTTCGGCGGTGCGAACCAGCTGCTCGCTGCGCTGGCGCTGCTTACCGCGACCGTCTGGCTCGCCAACTGGGACGACAACAAACAGCTCGTCTCCACCGGCGTCCCGATGGCGATCATGGTCACGATCACCGTTCTCGGGCTGTCGATCCTGGTGTTCTACGAGAACCTCTACCTGAACCTGATTCAGGGTGGCGCGGGGACCCTCGGTGCGCAGGCCTCCGCGGTCGTGCAGATGGTTCTCGGACTCGTTCTCATCGGTCTAGCACTCGCACTCGTCAGACTCGGATACAATAACATTCAGTCAGTCCGTCGCGGACCCGAGACCCCCGCAGCCGAACCGAGCGACGACTAA
- a CDS encoding pyridoxal-phosphate-dependent aminotransferase family protein, translating to MTDDRLRMTPGPTEVPPAVRERMSEPTSNPDVEPEFFEFYRTLTDKLEAIYGDDDIVILGGEGILGLEAAIASLVEPGDRVLCIANGLYGEGFADFVEMYDGEAEVCTTSWQDPIDVEAVESHLEDGSFDVATMVHCETPTGVLNDIGPVLDVLEDHGVISVVDAVSSLGGVPVPTDRIDVCLGASQKCFSAPPGLTVCSVSDRAWAKIESFETDGLYTDLEPWRDAAAEEWFPYTHLSSNLYGLETAVDLLLEEGLENVFERHEEAATRCRQRATDLGLSLYPDDGRSSPTVTALAVDGDAGRLQESMADEHDIVLATGLGDLEDDVLRVGHMGHNARIDRVDRTMDALEAVLDQSSP from the coding sequence ATGACCGACGATCGACTCCGCATGACCCCCGGTCCGACCGAGGTACCGCCGGCGGTCCGCGAACGGATGAGCGAGCCGACGTCGAACCCCGACGTCGAGCCCGAGTTCTTCGAGTTCTACCGGACGCTGACTGACAAACTCGAGGCGATTTACGGCGACGACGACATCGTGATCCTCGGCGGCGAAGGGATCCTCGGGCTCGAGGCGGCGATCGCGTCGCTGGTCGAGCCGGGCGATCGGGTCCTGTGCATCGCGAACGGGCTCTACGGGGAGGGCTTCGCCGACTTCGTCGAGATGTACGACGGCGAGGCGGAGGTCTGTACGACGTCGTGGCAGGACCCGATCGATGTCGAGGCGGTCGAGTCCCACCTCGAGGACGGCTCGTTCGACGTGGCCACGATGGTTCACTGCGAGACGCCGACGGGCGTCCTGAACGATATCGGACCAGTGCTGGACGTACTCGAGGATCACGGCGTCATCAGCGTCGTCGATGCCGTCTCCTCGCTCGGCGGCGTTCCGGTGCCGACCGATCGCATCGACGTCTGTCTGGGTGCCTCGCAAAAGTGTTTCAGCGCACCGCCGGGACTGACCGTCTGCTCGGTCAGCGACCGCGCCTGGGCGAAGATCGAGTCCTTCGAGACGGACGGCCTCTACACGGACCTCGAGCCGTGGCGCGACGCCGCCGCCGAGGAGTGGTTCCCCTACACGCACCTGTCGTCGAACCTGTACGGTCTCGAGACGGCCGTCGATCTCCTGCTCGAGGAGGGGCTGGAGAACGTCTTCGAACGCCACGAGGAGGCCGCGACGCGGTGTCGCCAGCGAGCGACCGATCTCGGGCTGTCGCTCTATCCGGACGACGGGCGGTCGTCGCCGACCGTGACCGCGCTCGCGGTCGACGGCGACGCCGGTCGGCTACAGGAGTCGATGGCGGACGAACACGATATCGTCCTCGCGACCGGGCTCGGTGACCTCGAGGACGACGTGCTTCGAGTCGGTCACATGGGTCACAACGCACGGATCGATCGGGTCGACCGGACGATGGACGCGCTGGAAGCCGTTCTCGACCAGTCCTCTCCCTGA
- a CDS encoding ATP-binding protein, protein MIDRSRPVSVVGGRRSIIALGMIFVVLAAVLSLARITAGTPLESVLIDLLLIAGPGVVLIYFAYRLPAFDIHDGFYGAIATWSLSGLGVMLAVLALYSLQPGETIEDPSAVVILTSLASVAGLAAGIHNAAAKTRTRELEQRNRELQDTRSELETIVGQLEEANEQLERSNERLEHYRAYTAQVLDAIHDVFYVVEEDGTIQRWNESLCEVTGYSDADVASMSAADFFDPDEYDRIADAIAEGFDTGSVQLEADLRTRDGERIPYEFAATALESPDGEPVLAGIGRDLSERKERERELERRAHQQQVVADLGQLALETDDLDELMHEASRQVATVLDNEYCKVLDLDEVAVELLLRQGVGWRDGLVGEETVSADESDSQAAYTLESDQPIVVADLETETRFSGPALLTSHDVRSGISTIIGPVDDPWGILGTHDTDTARFTDEDVNFVQSVANVLAEAIERQQYQAELEELIADLEESNERLEGFAYAASHDLQEPLRMVSSYLQLIERRYGDELDADGEEFLAFAVDGAERMRDMIDGLLQYSRVETRGNEFEPVSLQRVLEDASKNLEVKIERTDAEITAESLPRVRGDERQLRQVFQNLLANAIEYTGREPPRIRVSAERNGTKWTVSVADDGIGIDPSDQERIFEVFQRLHSREEHSGTGIGLALCERIVERHGGEIWVDSEPGDGSTFSFTLPTADEDSSH, encoded by the coding sequence ATGATCGATCGGAGCCGTCCCGTCTCCGTCGTCGGCGGACGACGCAGTATCATCGCCCTCGGGATGATCTTCGTCGTGCTCGCTGCAGTCCTGTCCCTCGCGCGAATCACGGCTGGAACACCGCTCGAGAGCGTCCTCATCGATCTGCTGCTCATCGCCGGTCCCGGCGTCGTCCTCATCTACTTCGCGTACCGGTTGCCCGCGTTCGATATCCACGACGGTTTCTACGGCGCTATCGCAACGTGGAGTCTCAGCGGGCTCGGCGTCATGCTCGCCGTCCTCGCATTGTACAGTCTCCAGCCCGGCGAGACCATCGAGGATCCCTCGGCGGTCGTCATTCTGACATCGCTCGCCAGCGTTGCGGGCCTCGCTGCCGGCATCCACAACGCAGCGGCCAAAACGCGAACGCGAGAACTCGAGCAACGCAACCGAGAACTCCAGGACACGCGGTCGGAACTGGAGACCATCGTCGGCCAACTGGAGGAGGCAAACGAGCAACTCGAGCGATCCAACGAGCGCCTCGAGCACTACCGCGCGTACACCGCACAGGTCTTGGACGCCATCCACGATGTCTTCTACGTCGTGGAGGAAGACGGCACGATACAGCGCTGGAACGAGAGCCTCTGTGAGGTGACGGGGTATTCTGACGCGGACGTCGCGTCGATGAGCGCCGCGGATTTCTTCGATCCCGACGAGTACGACCGGATCGCGGACGCGATCGCGGAGGGATTCGACACCGGGAGCGTGCAGCTCGAAGCAGACCTCCGAACGAGGGACGGCGAGCGGATTCCCTACGAATTCGCTGCCACGGCCCTCGAGAGCCCCGACGGCGAGCCCGTGCTTGCGGGCATCGGTCGTGATCTCTCCGAACGCAAAGAGCGAGAGCGGGAGCTCGAGCGGCGGGCACACCAGCAACAGGTCGTGGCGGATCTCGGTCAGCTCGCCCTCGAGACCGACGACCTCGACGAGCTCATGCACGAAGCGTCCAGGCAGGTGGCTACCGTCCTCGACAACGAGTACTGCAAGGTACTCGACCTCGACGAGGTGGCCGTTGAACTCCTGCTCCGGCAGGGCGTCGGCTGGCGCGACGGTCTCGTCGGTGAGGAAACGGTATCGGCCGACGAGTCGGACTCCCAGGCCGCGTACACGCTCGAAAGCGATCAGCCGATCGTGGTCGCCGACCTCGAGACGGAAACCCGTTTTAGCGGCCCCGCGTTGCTGACGAGCCACGACGTCCGCAGCGGTATCAGTACCATCATCGGCCCGGTCGACGACCCGTGGGGGATCCTCGGCACGCACGATACTGACACCGCACGGTTCACCGACGAGGACGTCAATTTCGTCCAGAGCGTCGCCAACGTCCTCGCCGAGGCGATCGAACGCCAGCAGTATCAGGCGGAACTCGAGGAATTGATCGCCGACCTCGAGGAATCGAACGAACGGCTCGAGGGGTTCGCCTACGCGGCGTCCCACGACCTGCAAGAACCGCTGCGAATGGTTTCCAGCTACCTGCAGTTGATCGAGCGCCGGTACGGCGACGAACTCGACGCGGACGGCGAGGAGTTCCTCGCGTTCGCCGTCGACGGGGCCGAGCGCATGCGCGACATGATCGACGGCCTGCTCCAGTATTCGCGAGTCGAGACCCGGGGGAACGAGTTCGAGCCAGTGTCGCTGCAGCGCGTTCTCGAGGACGCCAGCAAGAACCTCGAGGTGAAAATCGAGCGTACCGATGCCGAGATTACCGCGGAGTCGCTCCCGCGCGTGAGGGGTGACGAGCGGCAGTTGCGGCAGGTGTTCCAGAATCTGCTCGCCAACGCGATCGAGTACACCGGGCGGGAACCGCCACGGATACGCGTCTCGGCGGAACGGAACGGAACGAAATGGACGGTGTCCGTCGCCGACGACGGTATCGGCATCGACCCGTCCGATCAGGAGCGAATCTTCGAGGTGTTCCAACGGCTCCACAGTCGCGAGGAACACTCCGGGACGGGAATCGGTCTCGCGCTCTGTGAGCGGATCGTCGAACGACACGGCGGGGAGATCTGGGTCGACTCCGAGCCCGGCGACGGGTCGACGTTCTCGTTCACGCTGCCGACAGCCGACGAGGATAGTAGCCACTGA
- a CDS encoding class I SAM-dependent methyltransferase yields the protein MTDCKTQRRVSERRIEHPTFAALYDRCMPDRFLIGRHREYLADGLSGRVLDVGSGNGAMIPYAADLGADGLEYHAIEPDPHMRRRAASTAERSDLRVHLRGDRAESLPYVDDAFDTVLSGLVFCTIDDPDAALEEVARVVKPGGELRFLEHVRADGWRARAQDRLDPLWERAAGGCQLNRETVERFVGHDAFDALEIERIEFGVFPATPIVRGRLRRRTEGASLGQRAAALFGTG from the coding sequence ATGACCGATTGCAAGACTCAGCGTCGTGTGAGCGAGCGGCGAATCGAACATCCAACGTTCGCGGCCCTGTACGATCGGTGCATGCCGGACCGGTTCCTGATCGGTCGTCACCGCGAGTACCTCGCGGACGGCCTCTCCGGGCGCGTCCTCGACGTCGGTTCGGGGAACGGCGCGATGATTCCCTACGCGGCCGACCTCGGCGCCGACGGCCTCGAGTACCACGCGATCGAACCGGATCCGCACATGCGACGCCGTGCGGCCAGCACGGCCGAACGCTCCGACCTGCGGGTTCACCTCCGTGGCGACCGCGCGGAGTCGCTGCCGTACGTCGACGATGCGTTCGATACCGTGCTCTCGGGGCTGGTCTTCTGTACCATCGACGATCCCGACGCGGCACTCGAGGAGGTCGCACGGGTAGTCAAGCCGGGCGGCGAACTGCGATTTCTCGAGCACGTTCGCGCGGACGGCTGGCGGGCCCGGGCACAGGATCGTCTGGATCCGTTGTGGGAGCGCGCCGCCGGCGGGTGCCAGTTGAACCGGGAGACGGTCGAGCGGTTCGTCGGACACGACGCGTTCGACGCGCTCGAGATCGAACGCATCGAGTTCGGCGTGTTTCCCGCGACGCCGATCGTTCGCGGGCGGCTCAGACGGCGGACCGAAGGCGCTTCGCTCGGCCAGCGCGCGGCCGCTCTCTTCGGGACCGGGTGA
- a CDS encoding NAD(P)H-hydrate dehydratase produces MARLQQTLSNVSEESGNENGRVGIVGGSVAYPNQPALVGRAALRTGSDHVRVFVPEPIYEIVASHSPDLLVDHHGDEEFDGGAIEPTLEVADWADAFVIGPGLVDADPDAVREAVDRIEIPVVIDALAIEPGLEADLSNAILTPSGSEDDPIYEAYGSLETFSEETGGVITLTGDVDEIVAAGERIENETGTSALTVAGTGDTMAGIVASLLGQGMDRREAAELGAWILGKTGELATAEYGPGVVATDVIERIPNTIR; encoded by the coding sequence ATGGCACGGCTCCAGCAGACGCTCTCCAACGTCTCGGAGGAGAGCGGGAACGAGAACGGCCGCGTCGGGATCGTCGGCGGGAGCGTCGCGTATCCGAACCAGCCGGCGCTCGTCGGCCGAGCGGCGCTTCGGACCGGCTCCGATCACGTCCGAGTGTTCGTCCCCGAACCGATCTACGAGATCGTCGCGAGCCATTCGCCGGACCTGCTCGTCGACCACCACGGAGACGAGGAGTTCGACGGCGGCGCGATCGAACCCACACTCGAGGTGGCCGACTGGGCCGACGCGTTCGTCATCGGTCCCGGCCTCGTCGACGCCGATCCGGACGCGGTCCGCGAGGCGGTCGACCGCATCGAGATTCCCGTCGTCATCGACGCGCTGGCGATAGAACCCGGCCTCGAGGCGGACCTCTCGAACGCCATCCTGACGCCCAGCGGCTCCGAGGACGACCCGATATACGAGGCCTACGGCTCGCTCGAGACGTTCTCCGAGGAGACGGGGGGAGTCATCACTCTGACCGGGGACGTCGACGAGATCGTCGCCGCGGGCGAACGGATCGAAAACGAGACCGGAACGTCGGCGCTGACCGTCGCCGGAACCGGAGATACGATGGCCGGTATCGTGGCGTCCCTGCTCGGGCAGGGAATGGATCGCCGCGAAGCCGCCGAACTCGGGGCGTGGATCCTCGGCAAGACCGGCGAACTCGCCACGGCCGAGTACGGACCCGGCGTCGTCGCGACAGACGTCATCGAACGGATTCCGAACACGATTCGATGA